The genomic interval cgtCTGGGTTTGTCCTTGTAACGAGGCTGTCCTCTGTGTCTCTCCCCGTCCTCTTCCACCCTTCTTTCCTGACTGGTGCAATGACTGGCTTTCACCGTTGCCCGTCTTTATTGTCTTTCTCCCTCCCCACGTGAGCTCGTGAAATCATTCagggacatttttaaaatacagtcgCCCAGGCCCCCACCCTGGAGATGTGAGTCTGTCGGCAGGAAGCCCCGGGTTCTGTGTTGCTCCATAGCCTCCAGGGACAGTGACAAGTGGCCAGGATGGGAGAGGCCTCGAAGGTCTCAGAAACGGGGGTCAAACATCAAAATTTCATTTCGTCCCAGGAACATGGCGTCCTAGGCATTGGCCACGGGCACCTTGTGCCTCCCCAGGGGCGCTGTCCCATGCGGCCTCCCACAGCCTGTCCTGTATGGCTggctgggctgggaggagagggaagtgggCGGTCAGTCACCCAGCTGAGCCAGCAGCTGGTTTCACTGAACCCACTGAGGCCCGTGGCCACGCTTGGCCTCACCTGGCCTGGCCCGTGGCCCTGGGAGGCCTGGTTTTGCTCTGGATGGTGAGTGCTGGGCTCTACTCCGCCAGGAAAGCTCCCTGCGGGATTTCTGAGGTTTCAGCCAACTTTTCTCTTCTGTTAATGCCCTTCAACAATTGAAAGCAAGCTTCTGGCTTAAGCAGCAAAACTCAGACTTGGAGTGAGGCAGCCTGTGCCCAGGCCTCCGGTTCGGAGACCACTGCTTTCCAAGTAAACCACGTGGGACGAAAGAATCTTAGTCTAACCCAGATATGTATCTCCCACTCCCATTGTGTGTGCGACAGTCACTTTTTTTAAGAGTTTGTTAAATTCAGTGTTTTAGCTGGGACACGAGGACTTGTCTGTGCCTTTGGGGTGTCGTGTGGTGTCTTGGTGCGTGATCTCCATCGTGCCGTGCTCACGCCAGGCTGAGCCTGTCTCCTCCGGCGCTTCCCATCTCCTCGTGGCAAAAACTTTCACTACCCTAGATTTTTTAGAGAGTTCCTCTAGCTCCTCTGCCTGCAGTCACTTTTCTGACTAAATTTGATACGTCCCTTTTGGCAAACAGAGCTCCAAGAGTCAGGACCGCAAGTcggaaagcaaagagaagagagaCATCTTGTCCTTCGATAAAATCAAAGAGCAGCGGGAGCGAGAGCGCCAGAGACAGCGGGAGCGCGAGATCCGGGAGACGGAGAGGCGCCGGTGAGGGCGCGGTCGCGGCGCTGGGTTGGTGGCTTCTCTGGGGTGGTCGCCTTTCTCCCTGCTGCCCCCGTAGAGCAAGTCATCTGGCTGTTCCTGGGTTTGCTCAGATCCAGGAGGCAAGGCTGAGCACCAGTTCACAGTGACAAGTGGCACGAAAGTCCTTGAAGCCCAGTTTTGCCCAGTGTTTCCCCTGGTGCAGCTGGACCTTGGCCCTTGTAGGACAGATCACCCTCGGTAACTTGGATCTCTCAGTCGGGGTGGGGGTCTTGGTCCTTCCTGCCGGGACCCTCTTTGTAAATCAGACCAAAGCCTGCAGCCAGAAGTCAGTGGTCACCTTTCTGTGGCCTGGTTTCAGCTGTGCCAGAGAGGGTGCCCACCGTCATAGCTTCCTGAAATGTCTGCCTCAGGAGCGCCCTCAGGCTGCAGCAGCCCGAGCCAAGTCTCCAGCACTCCTCCCTTTGCTGAGGAGATGGTGTCAGAGCAGGGCCTCTTTGTGGgactggggatcaagcccagggcttcACACCTGTCAGGCAACCCCTGTAcccctgagctccaccccagccaaCAAAGTTTTAAAGTAGGCTTGTCATTGTCACTTTGACCTTCTGCCACTTCACAAGGGAGACCCGGAGTTCCCTTCTCAGATGCTGCTCAGGGGACCAGAAGGGCTGCAGTGTTTGGACGTTCCCCCTGAGCTGCGTCTGCGTCCCGCAGTGAGGGCCTTCCTGCCCTCTGCGCTAGTGGCTTGGGGACCGGCACCCTGGGAGCTTCCTCTTATTTCTTGGTGCCCACCCTTCCCAGGCCTTGTCATTATGAGGAGCAGTGGCCCTCTGACCCGCAGCAGCCTGGCCATGGGTCTGCAACGGGCCCCCACTCCACCCAGCCCTGAGCCTGTGTTTCTCCAGTCCCCGTCCAGGCTGACAGTCCTGAATGAGCTTGACTCAGGGACTGAGGCGCAGGTCAGCTGCTGGCCTCGGAGTGTGGCCCTGAGACAGGAATCGGGCCTTTCTCCCCTCGGGAGGTGGTTgcaaatgcttgggaccagatgTGTTTGGGATTTTTCCAGATTTTGAAGTATTTACATGAACTTACTGAGATACCTTGGGGTGCAGCCTGAGGGTACTTTTATATGCCACTTTGAGAGCTTTTTGACTGACCCCTCACATGAGCTTGGGGTGGAATCTTCTACTTTTCAGGTTGGTGCTCAGAAAGTTGTAGATTTGGGGATATTTGGgaatttggggttttgtttgtttggcactaggagctgaacccaggggtgcttgaccactgagcccctccccagtcctttttatgttttacttggagacagggtctcactgagttgcttagaactcgaggtcctcctgcctcagcctcccaagctgctgggattacaggaatgggcACTGCTCCCCGAGGTGCAGCTTTGCTCCAGGGTTCCCCACGAGCCCAGCCGCTGTCCAGCCAGGAGGCCTTGCTGCCTGTGGCGGTGCGCTCCTGTAGTCCTGCTGGCTTCCTCGGTGCATTTGAGCCCAGTCTTGCTGGCCTTGACCCCAGCGCTTCTGGGCGAGGGCCAGCTGGGGTGGTTCCTACTTCAGGCTGAGGCGGACTTGGTGTCCCTGTCCGCAGGGAGCGCGAGCAACGGGAGCGGGAGCAGCGGCTGGAGGCCTTCCACGAGCGCAAGGAGAAGGCGCGGCTGCAGCGAGAGCGCCTGCAGCTGGAGTGCCAGCGGCAGCGGCTAGAGCGGGAGCGCATGGAGCGGGAGCGGCTGGAGCGCGAGCGCATGCGGGTGGAGCGTGAGcgcaggaaggagcaggagcgCATCCACCGCGAGCGCGAGGAGCTGCGGCGCCAGCAAGAGCAGCTGCGCTACGAGCAGGAGCGGCGCCCGGCCCTGCGGAGGCCCTACGACCTGGACAGCCGGTGAGCCAGGCCTGCCGCCCACACCCCAGTGTCCCCTTCCACCGGTGGCCACCCCAGGCTCTGCAGCCTGTTCTTCCCAGTTTAGCTTTACAGAGACCCTCAGGGTCTGTCCTCGGGGGCTTTTGTTGTGGGCCCTGAGTGACCACACGTCTGCCAGGCCAGGGTTGGCCAGGGCCAGTCTGCCAACAGGCAGAGAAGGCTCCACAGAAGAGGAAATTGCCTTCCCATCCAGAAAGTAGGTTTATTGGTCTCCAGCTTCTTGGAGCCACTTAATTGAGGGTCACCCATCACCCTGCTCCCCAGGAGCCTCCTTTTCTGGTAAGAGCCAGGAAGAAGATAATTGGATGCTTCCTGCTCTGTATGTAGTTCACTATCACCCGATCTGACTCctttgctttcaaaaaaaaaacccagagggAGTTTGGTTTCCCGTAGAAGATGGAAGGTAAGAGCGCAGCAACCGGAACACCCTTCTGGAAGGATCACGTATTTCATTTTACTTGCGTCTGAGCTCATGCGGGGATCAAGGTCCTAACAGCCTGTGATACAATTAGCTCCCAGCAGTCCTTCCCCCGGGTGGTTAGCAGCTCGCCTCCTGGCAGTTTGGGGGCTTTTAATTTATCAAATCAAAGCGGTAACGACAGGCTGTTAGAGATGAGCCTGCGGGCGGCCTGGATGGCGGGTCTGGAGAGGgggctcctcctgccttggccttctccttttcctcattctctttcGTCGGTGAAATTGGTGTCCTTTTTATAAAACCAGGAGAGATGATGCCTATTGGCCAGAAGGAAAGCGTGTGGCCTTGGAGGACAGGTACCACGCTGACTTCCCCCGGCCGGATCATCGCTTCCATGACTTTGACCACAGAGACCGAGGCCAGTACCAGGACCACGCCGCTGACAGGTCAGCAGTCTGTAGCCGCGCCCGCGGCAGGTGTCAGCTGTGTTCCCGTCCTGTGTAGGGACGGGTCCTCGCCCCTGCTCTCAGAGTCTTGTTCTCTAGTGTCTTGGTGGCCGCCTGGTCCCTCACACACAGCTCCAGCAGGTCGCTGGAGTCGTGGTCACTTGAGCTTCCTCAGTTTGCCAAGCAGGAAGGCATCTGAGCTCGTTACATCCACTGTCCCCTCCGTACAGGGAGGACACGTCTGGCCCAGGCAGCGTTCTGGGCCTCGCGCCAAGCTGTCAGGGTGGGGTTGGCAGCATCGCCAGGTTCTGAGGTGACGGCTCCCTGGGGTCTCTTCCGTCACCACTCTGCCACAGAGCACAGGGCCCATCCTTCTGGTCATCACAGGGAGTAAATGGGGGAAGAAGGGACTTCGGGGCTGGCTGACCAGCAGAGGTTGCCACGCCAGTGGGCTGCAGAGCGTCGCCTGAGCGCGCAGCACGCCTCGGGCCTACTCCCTTGGTGGTGTGGGTGGGGATTTTAGCCaggttttggttttcatttttttgctagTCCCTgttaggaggaggaggacagcatgTGTAGGGTTTTGggttttatttggtaccagggatcaaactcgGGGTggggggccctcgaccactgagccacatcccagccctgttttgtattttatttagagacagggtctcactgagttgcttagcgcctcagcctcccaagccactgggattaccggtgtgtgccactgtgcccggctgagTGTATGTAGCTTATTAAAGTTTCCAGCACTGCAAGGAAAGGTGACCGGGGTTCTCCGGGTGAGCCCCACCTGACGTCTCTCTGCCCTTGGGCTGCGCGGGCAGAGCCACATCACCACCCAGGAGCTCTTGGGAAATGGAAGGGGTCAGAACAGGGGGCTGGGGGGAGCCAGGTGTCTGATTCACAGGCGGATGGCTTGAGTCACAGGCGTGGGTCAGAGGAGACGCTGGGGACTGCCTGAGGCTGTCAGGTCAGTGAGGCCTTCCAGCGAGTCTGCTTTTGAGGCTCCTTCTCAGGGTTTGCATTCAGTCACATCTTTATTCCAACCATCCAGGGACCCGCTGAGCCGGCCAGGGAGTGACAGTGCTCGTGTGGGGACATGGCACCCATGCCTTAGTTGGAGGACTCTAGGGTGACCGGTAGAGTGTCCGTCCCACCAGCTGCCGACTGAATGAGATCTGTTCCTTTTGCAGGAGGGAGGGGTCCAGGCCCGTGATGGGAGAGCGAGACGGTCAGGTGAGTGGGGCCAGAGCCCGCACCAGGGTCCTGCCTGCCTGTGCTCCGGCCTGTGGCTGGTGACTTGTACCAGGCAGGGGTTCATGGGAACAGCAGTTCTGGGAGCGCTTCGCAGAGCGCGTGCTTGGGGTCTTCTCCCAAGTGGTCTCCATGCGCTCCAGCTGCAGGTTAGAGTCATGCACGGTGGCccggcctgtcatcccagtgcctcaggaggccaggtgtgaggccagcctcagcagcataGGAACTTCGTGTCCGACACAGTGGGTGCCCTAGAACACCCCAGGTGGCGGCCTACAGCTGGCTGGGGCATCACTTAAGCACATTTGGGGGCCATCTGGCTCAGCTACAGTGCTTGACACTGGGGTGAAGACCTTGCAGGTGGCCCTAAGTCTCTGGCACTGTGCAGGCCCTGTGTGTGCTCAGAGGACAGGAGTGCGGCTGAGGGGCGGGGTGGGCGTCTGAAGCAGGTGTGTTCTCTGAGAAGACGTGGTGCTGGATCGCTCGCCAGGGCCACTGGGTGGTCTGCGTGTACAGCACCGGCCTCGGGTGGCAGGCAGCGAGGGGCCTCAGGGCTGATGTCATCAGTGGCCCTTCAGCCAGGCCAGTCAGGCgctggggtgctggggtgctCAGGTGGGCTGGTGACAGAGCTGTGAGGGGATGACGAGGGGACTCTGGGGGCGAAGGGTCCCCTGGTGCAGGGCCTCGGGAAGCTCGACGCCCTGGCCCCCAGCCTGCTCCTGGCTGcccactgctcccctgggcccacagGTGGACTGGCCCTCCCGGAAGGGGGCGGCCACGGCAGAGCATCCCCTGTCCCCCTTTGCCTCTAGCACTACTCAGACGACCGCCACAGCCATGGAGGACCCCCCGAGCGCCATGGCCGGGACTCCCGCGACGGCTGGGGGGGCTACAGCTCTGACAAGAGGATGAGCGAAGGCCGGGGCCTCCCGCCTGGCCCCAGGTGAGTGGCAGGCCCCGTGGCTCAGGTCTGTGAGGTTGGGCCTCCCGCCCCAGCAGGATGCTTGGTGTCCACGGTGGCCCCGCAGTTCCCAGCCAGCCCACCCCTGCCCCGGACTGGCACTGTCCCCAGGCTGCTGTTCCCGTCTCTGTGGCCTATGTGAGGTGGGGCCCTGCTGCAAGGGGCAGGGTGGCCTGGGCTCCTCCTGTGCCACCTGTCCCTCCATGCACCTTTGCTGGGGACTCTGCTTCTCCTTGGAGCTGAGCTGTTCCTGGTGTTCAAGGACACCGGCAGTTCCCACCCCGCTGCAGGTGGCAGATCGCAGCCACAGTCTGATGAACTAGTGGGACATGTTCTCTTCCCAGCGACCTACTTAGAGCTTGATGCCTCCGCGTCACTTCATCGCCTGTGGGACATTTAAGTGGGAGAGCTGTCCTCAGCCCAGACCGCAGTGGGCAGCGGCTGGTGGGCCATATGGAGGCCTCACTCCCTGGGTCCCCTGAGCCCGGCTGGCCCAGGGCCACCGTCCCACAGCAGTAGCTGGGTATTCACACAGCCCGAGGCTGGGAAGCCCCGGGAGCCCCTGGTGACCCCTGTTGCTGGGACATTGGCATCGCACTGGCTGTTGATCCCGCAGTCTCTGCCTAAAGCTGAAGTCCAGCTCACACGCCGTGCAGTCACCCACCGGCACTGCGCCGCTCAGTGGCTTTCGGGGTATTGGGAGTGGGCAAGCAGCCTCGTGTCTGGCTCTTCACCTCCACCGATGGCTCCTGCTCTGGCTCAGTGTCCCGCTGTAAGGCACAGTGCGCCTGGCTCGCGCCCTGCACCGTGATATTTGGGtcatttcccaccttttggctcCGTGGCTCACGCTGCTGCGTGGGTGCGGGTGTTTCTGTTGGAGCGCTGCCTTCCACCCTCGGGGGCTGCCAGAGCCTGGCGTTGCCGCTCACGGGGCAGGTCTGTGTGAACCCTGTTTTGTTCCCTCATCCCAGACGTGGGACACGTTTATAAAACCTAAATGTGGTATGTGGCATAAATTTATGGCTgtgtaataacaataattaagAACATGGTCAtctgggcgcggtggcacacgcctgtcatcccaggggctggagaggctgaggcaggaggatcacgagttcaaagccagcctcagcaacagcgaggcgctgggcatgtggctcagtggtcgagtgtccctgagttcaatccctggtacaaaaaaaaagaacatgacgACATTATAATGACGCTGGTTAGCTGGTGGCACACACTCTGGAGTGTGGCTTCTGACCTATTTTAATGTGTCTGTCGATTTCCTTGGAATGTTCAGGGGATTGGAGCTTTTGGAGGGGCCCCAGGTTTGTCGGACAGGCTGCCCCGTGTCCGCTTCCCCTTCTCGTGGCTGAGCTGCAGGTCCCTGGTGGCTCCCTGCTGAGCACCCTCCCCGGGCTTTCCGCAGTGTCCTCTTTGGGGAGACCCGTGCTCGGTGGTCATTTGCCCCCATCTCTCTGGGGCGCAGGACTTGCCTCCTCTCAGTGCCTGGAGACGTGTCGGGACAGCTGtgtctcttttctgttttggCAAAGGGGGGGACGAGATTGGGCCGAGCACAACCCGCGACTGGAGGAGCATCAGGTCCGGGCCTGGCAGGGTGCCGTGGACGCCAGCGCCGTGGGCCGGGAGAACACGCGGTGGCAAGGTACTCCGGAGGAGAGGCGCGGCGGGGCCCAGGGCCGGAGGCCACGTGCTGGTGTCCTCAGCCTGTCCTCTCCTGCAGGTGCTGAGAGGGGCCTGTCTGGAGCTTCGGGACCCGGGCACGTGGCAGGCCGAGGCGGCGTGGCTGGGTAAGGAGCAGGGCAGCTGTGCTCACTCCCCTTCTGTGCGTGTTTGGTCAACTTTGCTGGGTTGGATGCtttgaaaacaaaccaaaaagcaaCTCTTTGCAGCTAGTGCAAATGTCCCTCAGTCACCTAGAATGCAGCATGGGTGACAGTTTGTCTCATCGCTGGCCGggctgcagggagctgggctTCAGGGACCTCTGGCTTTGTTCTAGGCGAGgcggcttcacacatgctggacatTCCCAAGGTCACGTGGTGCCTGGCGGTGGACTAGATGGTGGCGGAGTGGCCAACCAGGACCGGGCCAGCAGAGTCccacaccctcacccccacccccacccgtaCCCCCATTTCACCCGACGCTACTGAAGCCCCCGCACCGCGGCTCTGCCGGAAGGCGGAGGCCCCGTGAACTGGAACCTTCGAGACGGAAGCCGACCTGCCGCCGTGGTGTAGGCCACACTGTGGGgactcttgtttgttttttgttttgttttgttttgttttgttttttaataaacatgCTCTGGCCCCGCCGCCGTTTGTAGACCAGGTTCCTGTCGCGAGCATTCCATTTCCAAATAAACGTTGTGGTTCGCACTCCTGCACCGTGTGCCTTGCTGTGTCCACCCAGCTGGGACGCTGCTGGCCCTTCACCAGCCGGTGACCATGTCCGCCACCACCTTCCTGAGCCTCAGAGCTGCCCAGGGAGTGGCTGGCTGGGTCCCCACTCGGCCCAAGCAGAAACGGGCCCGGAGTCAGGCACCTACCAGGGCACAGGCCTTGAAGGTGGCAGTGCTGTGGTCGGAGTCATTTGTCATGGACTGGGGATGCTCCGTGGGCCACCCATCAGGCCTCGTCACTGTGCCTGTCTCTTCCTCTGCCAGGTGGGGGCCAGGGTGGCTGTGGCAGGGTGCCTGAGGCTGGGCGAGAGGAATGCACCctcctccccctggtcctgcGTGTGCAGCTGATGGGACCTGTGCTGGGCAGGGGCGCTGCCTGCCATCCCAGCGACGACGACGACACTCGGAAAGGCTGGGACGCAGCTCGGGCAGCCCCTGGTGGACACGGGCTGGCCCCAGAGGGCAGCTGCCTGCTGGATCTCACCCgcccaggcccagggccctcGGGAGGTCTCTGCAGGCGCAGCTCCCCCCAGGGCTGGACAGGGAGGTGGAAGCCCTGTGGGCGGG from Urocitellus parryii isolate mUroPar1 chromosome 3, mUroPar1.hap1, whole genome shotgun sequence carries:
- the Safb2 gene encoding scaffold attachment factor B2 isoform X2; the protein is MSTSDEATKCISHLHRTELHGRMISVERAKNEPAGKKPSERRECEVKKEKPPGVDRHHSVEIKMEKTVIKKEEKIEKKEEKKPEDIKKEEKDQDEPKPAPTNRSRVTKSGSRGMERTVVMDKSKGEPVISVKTTSRSKERSSKSQDRKSESKEKRDILSFDKIKEQRERERQRQREREIRETERRREREQREREQRLEAFHERKEKARLQRERLQLECQRQRLERERMERERLERERMRVERERRKEQERIHREREELRRQQEQLRYEQERRPALRRPYDLDSRRDDAYWPEGKRVALEDRYHADFPRPDHRFHDFDHRDRGQYQDHAADRREGSRPVMGERDGQHYSDDRHSHGGPPERHGRDSRDGWGGYSSDKRMSEGRGLPPGPRGGRDWAEHNPRLEEHQVRAWQGAVDASAVGRENTRWQGAERGLSGASGPGHVAGRGGVAGRGGFTHAGHSQGHVVPGGGLDGGGVANQDRASRVPHPHPHPHPYPHFTRRY